One segment of Paenibacillus sp. FSL R7-0337 DNA contains the following:
- a CDS encoding AraC family transcriptional regulator, with the protein MNVEDIEENDVIYRCIGKDFNQGILSCGFMRKRSAERSQYDFKIGYYSCFVVLQGSGKFISTDGTVTPMQAGDLVQRLPERLHSTAIEPDGNWIEFYISVGYPVYSYLKTLGIINSDKEVQSTQHTNDFFFDFVSLLKALKSATDESLPSLLMKSQDLIIRLHSSIHNAHSNENESKITKACELISVSNDIHFDIQEVASAVNMGYENFRKFFKDTTGISPKRYHTEHLMRQAKMMLLSGLPIKHVAVSLGYGDIYSFTKQFTKSEGVSPGRYIRKTKSNSSADKLL; encoded by the coding sequence ATGAATGTTGAGGACATTGAGGAAAATGATGTAATCTACCGATGTATCGGCAAAGATTTTAATCAAGGTATTTTATCTTGCGGATTTATGCGGAAAAGATCAGCGGAGCGTTCTCAATATGATTTTAAGATAGGATATTACAGCTGTTTTGTAGTATTGCAAGGCAGTGGAAAGTTTATTTCTACGGACGGTACCGTTACTCCTATGCAAGCAGGTGATCTTGTTCAACGTCTACCTGAACGTTTGCACTCTACTGCAATTGAACCAGATGGTAATTGGATCGAGTTTTATATCAGTGTCGGGTATCCTGTCTATTCATACTTAAAGACCCTTGGAATTATTAATTCCGATAAGGAAGTCCAATCGACACAACATACGAATGATTTTTTCTTTGATTTTGTTTCCTTGCTGAAAGCCTTAAAAAGTGCAACAGATGAAAGTCTTCCCTCCCTGCTAATGAAGTCTCAGGATTTGATTATCAGATTACACAGTAGCATTCATAATGCTCATAGCAATGAAAATGAAAGTAAAATAACAAAAGCCTGCGAGCTGATTAGTGTTTCCAATGATATTCACTTTGATATTCAGGAAGTGGCATCTGCCGTGAATATGGGCTACGAGAACTTCCGAAAATTTTTTAAAGATACTACGGGGATTTCCCCTAAGCGATATCACACGGAGCATTTAATGAGACAGGCAAAAATGATGCTGCTATCCGGACTTCCCATCAAACACGTAGCCGTTAGTCTTGGTTACGGGGATATATATTCATTCACCAAACAATTCACGAAGTCAGAAGGGGTATCTCCAGGACGTTATATTCGTAAAACAAAAAGCAACTCATCCGCAGACAAGTTGCTTTAG
- a CDS encoding glycoside hydrolase family 2: MKLSRDWENQHVTQKNRYPMHEPYGVYETVEQALSGDRRKSKYVKSLNGMWKFKMFGSPDEVTDEFYSPEHDVSQWDHIPVPSHWELSGYGKPVYTNMLYPFVQKGEGSHYEIQLKKNEYILNPPHVPESNLTGCYVLTFEVDEHFYERDIFIDFGGVESCFYLWLNGKLVGYSQDSKLNASFDITDYIQKGQNRIAVQVMRFGAGTYLEDQDYWHLSGIYRDVLIYAKPRMRIHDYKVETLFSGNYNNAELSVTVLPNNQANGYGDAHVRLSLYDSEQKLVTAFETPKFADCDFYLREKYVAKVTKTISNPQLWSDEKPYLYKLVLEMIDCSGNVVDIESANVGFREVKIDRKGVLRINGKRLIIRGTNLHAFCPETGRVVTTEYMREQIKVMKSLNINAVRTSHYPHAIEWYDLCDELGIYLVDEANIETHGLGGQLSASPEWTHAYMERATRMVLRDKNHPSIILWSLGNESGYGANHAAMYGWIKEYDKTRYVQYESLSPPANISDIVAPMYPQKDWILDVMADSEDLRPFIMCEYAYAKSNSNGNFKEFWDLIHKFPRFQGGFIWDFQDKALVKQDKDGNKKYVYGGAFHEEVTDPAPDMCLNGIVFPNLTLKPAAHEIKNVQSPIQMDYMPGNHGYRIYNHYTHRDLSHLNMVWELVCDGKVVESGSLPRYHTAPGSVDKLQAPYDSSKVSGEAFVNFHAYLDEDTFYSNKGTCIYACQIEIKDSVNKVHTGEIEKDSLRYDETTNEIHIYNENTTVLFSKETAEFITVKYNNKNYFTGGTNNFYRPPTGIDAGIHLESSNYADEWKALGLHSHQKEIKKIRVFAAPTAVIIQVHCIYHGCIETKTNYTVGGKGIEITNTVVNNAKVDTLPRIGLSFKFSDAWKKLKWYGRGPWENYADRKSAAFVGVYESTVEQQHVPYILPVECGGKEDVRYLYLSSKEQAVKVSAAGNFHFDIHGHSIEQYDNAAYEDELGNSDSVYLNIDYKHAGLGGDTGWTKNIHDPYQIKKGIYVYTVTIEIIS, from the coding sequence ATGAAGCTAAGCAGAGATTGGGAAAATCAACATGTTACTCAAAAAAACCGTTATCCCATGCATGAGCCCTACGGAGTATACGAAACCGTTGAACAGGCTTTAAGCGGAGACCGGAGAAAGTCTAAATATGTGAAGAGCCTGAATGGAATGTGGAAGTTTAAAATGTTTGGGTCTCCCGATGAAGTAACGGATGAATTCTATAGTCCTGAACATGATGTTTCCCAGTGGGATCATATTCCGGTTCCTTCCCATTGGGAACTTTCGGGGTATGGAAAACCTGTATACACCAATATGTTGTATCCCTTTGTTCAAAAAGGGGAGGGTTCACATTACGAGATTCAACTCAAGAAGAATGAATACATTTTGAATCCGCCTCATGTGCCGGAGAGTAATCTTACCGGTTGTTACGTCCTAACGTTTGAAGTTGACGAACATTTTTACGAAAGGGATATATTTATTGATTTTGGAGGTGTAGAATCGTGTTTTTATCTTTGGTTAAACGGCAAGCTGGTTGGTTATTCTCAGGACAGTAAGCTTAACGCTTCTTTCGATATCACGGATTACATTCAAAAGGGGCAAAACCGTATAGCTGTTCAGGTTATGCGGTTTGGAGCCGGTACTTATCTGGAGGATCAGGATTACTGGCATCTCTCGGGGATCTACCGGGATGTTCTTATTTATGCAAAACCACGTATGCGCATCCATGATTATAAGGTCGAAACCCTCTTTTCAGGTAATTATAACAATGCCGAATTAAGCGTAACGGTTCTACCTAATAATCAAGCGAATGGTTATGGTGATGCCCATGTTCGGTTGTCCCTTTATGATAGCGAGCAGAAATTGGTTACTGCGTTTGAAACGCCAAAGTTTGCGGATTGTGATTTCTACCTGCGAGAGAAATATGTAGCAAAGGTTACGAAAACCATTTCAAATCCTCAATTGTGGAGCGACGAGAAACCTTATCTCTATAAATTGGTCTTAGAAATGATTGATTGTTCTGGAAATGTAGTTGATATTGAGAGCGCGAATGTCGGCTTCCGTGAAGTGAAGATCGATCGAAAAGGGGTCCTGAGAATTAATGGGAAGCGTCTCATTATACGGGGAACCAATCTTCATGCCTTTTGTCCTGAAACAGGACGAGTCGTAACAACAGAATATATGCGCGAGCAAATCAAGGTCATGAAATCGCTGAATATCAATGCGGTAAGAACAAGTCACTATCCGCACGCCATCGAGTGGTATGACCTGTGTGATGAACTGGGCATTTACCTGGTGGATGAAGCAAATATTGAAACACACGGTCTTGGCGGCCAGTTAAGCGCATCCCCCGAATGGACACATGCGTATATGGAACGGGCTACACGGATGGTTCTGAGAGATAAAAATCATCCATCCATTATTCTCTGGTCTCTGGGTAATGAATCCGGTTATGGAGCGAATCATGCTGCGATGTACGGCTGGATTAAGGAGTATGACAAAACAAGGTATGTTCAGTATGAGTCTCTGAGTCCTCCGGCAAATATCTCCGATATTGTGGCGCCTATGTATCCTCAGAAAGATTGGATCTTGGATGTCATGGCTGATAGCGAAGATTTGCGTCCTTTTATTATGTGTGAATATGCGTACGCGAAAAGTAACAGTAACGGAAACTTTAAGGAATTTTGGGATCTCATTCATAAATTCCCGCGGTTTCAAGGAGGATTTATTTGGGATTTTCAGGATAAGGCGCTTGTTAAGCAGGATAAAGACGGAAATAAAAAGTATGTCTATGGCGGGGCATTCCATGAAGAAGTTACTGATCCTGCTCCTGATATGTGCTTGAATGGTATAGTTTTCCCAAATCTAACGCTCAAGCCGGCTGCGCATGAAATAAAAAATGTACAATCTCCTATCCAAATGGATTACATGCCTGGGAATCATGGCTATCGAATTTATAATCATTACACGCATCGGGATTTAAGCCATTTGAATATGGTGTGGGAGCTAGTTTGCGATGGAAAGGTGGTTGAAAGCGGTAGTTTGCCTAGATATCACACAGCACCCGGATCCGTTGATAAGCTTCAAGCGCCATATGATTCGTCTAAAGTCTCCGGGGAAGCTTTTGTTAATTTCCATGCTTATTTGGATGAGGACACCTTTTATTCTAATAAGGGAACCTGTATTTATGCATGCCAGATAGAGATTAAAGATTCTGTTAATAAAGTGCATACCGGAGAGATAGAAAAGGATAGTTTGAGGTATGATGAAACGACAAATGAAATTCATATATATAATGAAAATACAACGGTACTTTTCTCGAAAGAAACAGCAGAGTTCATCACTGTAAAATACAATAACAAGAATTATTTCACGGGAGGAACAAATAACTTTTATCGCCCTCCGACAGGAATTGATGCAGGTATTCATCTCGAATCGTCCAATTATGCAGATGAGTGGAAAGCTCTCGGACTCCATTCCCATCAAAAAGAAATCAAGAAGATTCGGGTATTTGCAGCACCTACTGCTGTTATCATTCAAGTTCATTGTATATATCATGGATGCATTGAAACAAAAACTAATTATACCGTCGGCGGCAAAGGCATAGAAATCACCAATACAGTTGTCAACAATGCCAAGGTCGATACTCTCCCGAGAATTGGGTTAAGCTTTAAGTTCTCTGATGCTTGGAAGAAGTTGAAATGGTATGGTCGCGGGCCATGGGAGAACTACGCGGATCGTAAATCTGCCGCATTCGTTGGAGTATATGAGAGCACTGTAGAACAGCAGCACGTACCCTATATCTTACCGGTAGAATGCGGTGGTAAGGAGGATGTCCGGTATTTATATTTGTCATCCAAAGAACAAGCAGTAAAAGTATCGGCAGCGGGAAATTTCCATTTTGATATTCATGGGCACAGTATTGAGCAATATGACAACGCCGCCTATGAAGACGAGCTGGGAAATTCAGATTCTGTTTATCTTAATATTGATTACAAACATGCAGGTCTGGGTGGAGATACCGGCTGGACCAAGAATATTCACGATCCCTATCAAATTAAGAAAGGTATCTATGTTTATACGGTAACTATAGAGATCATTTCTTAA
- a CDS encoding nitronate monooxygenase, with amino-acid sequence MKLPTIQFGHIKSRVPVIQGGMGVGISLSGLAAAVANAGGIGTISGTGITTEELRIHIRQTRELSKGIGYIGVNVLFAVKDFAEKMKVALEEKVDFIISGAGISRDIYAWGREYGTPVVTIVSSAKLARISERLGASAVVVEGFEAGGHLGTDRSMFDILPEVLEAVSIPVIAAGGILTGDDIAKALRMGASGVQMGTRFVASHECDAPLAFKQKYVDAQQGDTVLIKSTVGLEGRAIRNEFTERISNDAKLKIVKCYDCLKVCSHRFCTMESLLTSLRGDVKNGLVFAGSRVHEIKEILSVQQIIDNLMNEYQVALNPTF; translated from the coding sequence TTGAAACTTCCAACCATCCAATTCGGACATATTAAATCGAGGGTTCCTGTTATTCAAGGTGGCATGGGTGTAGGCATATCCTTAAGCGGACTAGCTGCTGCTGTAGCCAATGCAGGCGGGATTGGCACCATCTCTGGTACAGGAATCACTACTGAAGAGCTGAGAATACATATTCGCCAAACAAGAGAACTCTCTAAAGGGATCGGCTATATCGGTGTGAATGTACTATTCGCTGTGAAAGACTTTGCCGAAAAAATGAAGGTTGCTTTAGAAGAAAAGGTTGACTTTATCATTTCTGGAGCTGGCATTTCGAGAGATATCTATGCTTGGGGTAGAGAATATGGCACTCCTGTCGTAACAATTGTTTCATCCGCCAAATTAGCCCGAATTTCCGAAAGACTTGGTGCTTCCGCAGTGGTTGTGGAAGGGTTCGAAGCCGGGGGGCATTTAGGTACAGACAGATCCATGTTTGATATCCTTCCTGAAGTCTTAGAGGCCGTTTCGATTCCCGTTATTGCTGCAGGTGGAATTCTGACAGGGGATGATATCGCAAAAGCCCTTCGGATGGGCGCATCTGGTGTTCAAATGGGTACCCGATTTGTGGCTAGCCATGAGTGTGATGCTCCCTTAGCCTTCAAGCAAAAGTATGTAGATGCTCAGCAAGGAGATACTGTCCTCATCAAGTCTACTGTGGGTCTAGAAGGCAGAGCGATTCGGAATGAATTTACGGAACGGATCAGTAATGATGCCAAATTAAAGATTGTCAAATGCTATGATTGTCTAAAGGTCTGTTCACATCGCTTCTGTACAATGGAATCCCTGCTCACTTCCCTTAGAGGAGATGTTAAGAACGGATTGGTTTTTGCCGGGTCCAGAGTTCATGAGATTAAAGAGATTTTGTCTGTACAGCAGATTATCGACAATTTAATGAATGAGTATCAAGTGGCATTGAATCCTACCTTTTAA